CACCTCACGGCCCTTCGCTGCTGACGGGTTCCTCTCATGGTACATCCACAACGACCGGCAGGGATACTATTGTGGAAGAAGATGACGATGAAAGATCAGAGATCCACAGCTGGAGACTTCAGAGATGTGTAGTGTAAATTGTGCGTCACCAATTTtgcagattatatatatatatccactcGAGGCTTATTTTCTATAATCTCGCGACATTTTACTCGTCCGGCTTCGTCGAACCCAGTATCCTACGGCTTATGGAACTTTGAGCTCGTCCAGATCTCGAACTGATGAACTGCACGAGTTATTTTTTAAGccattttcatgaaaaatttcTCCATGTGAATTTTTTTCACTTACGAGACTATTGGATAaacgttgtttttttttttgtttttgtttatgtTAATGTTTAATGTTGCGTAGAAGACAGAGAAATGGAAGATGTCTTTTTTCTTAAGATCGGATAAGATTTCGCATTACCAGTTATTGTCTACCACAAGGATAGATGATGGTCCACTTCCCGACCCTTAAATTGTACGTCTTctccaatatttttatattatttttattattaaatcaaTCATCTACTatattatatatagatatataattttaaatattatagaaaattttaattaggaAAAGATTAATCATAAAAATGCATGAGGCATGCCTCGAAGAatcataattgttttttttattagttgtATGAAGTGATATACTTGACCAGATTTAATTCTACTAAATCaattctaaaattttataaGTAAGATAAAATATGGATTATGTTAATTATTGATCCTCCGAAGTCTTACATATACTTGTTAAAAACAAAAGTCATACATATTAATTGTAATATCTTATACGATCACTGTTTCAAagctatgttttttttttgtttccatTCATATTATTTGTTTGTATACTATAGGTCCTCTTAGAATACCCGCATACCACCCCATCAAAAATCGTAGGGTCCACATGCCACATATACATTACATTAACACATCTATTCTCtcacattcattttaacattcacactCATTACTTGTAGGTCCCGCTGTCCACTCATTCATCTTAttcttattttacattaaataaattcaatttcaaattttttaagaaatttaaattattattattttatattaataataatttgtttttatatattcaggacgtaaaataatttaattttataagtgtcatttacttaaaattaaaaatttattataaacctaaaataaaacggtacaacatataataataaataacacttgcataaaaataaaagaaaataaattaaatttaacagAAGATGCAAAATTGTATGTTTGTAGAATGAAGAATTGAGACATTTTGGAGTAAACAAATTCAAATGTATCTGTTTGCCAAATGGTATGTTTGTAGAATGAAGAATTGTATAGTACAAGGTGTctatttatattgaaatttgCAACGTCTATATTCCAACGACTACTTTGCAACGGCTATATTCCAACGGCTATTTTGCAACGGCTATATTCACCAAAGGATACTTTAAACCAATACAttaaataacattaaataaGTAACaacgtttagcgacggtttgtgattttttcaaaaccgtcgctaaatgtccaatttttttgggcgttcataaaatataaaatataattaaaataattcaaaacacgTGAGGCCCGCGTGTCAGCAAATCGATAACGGTttctataaaaccgtcgctaagtgtgcaattttttttaaaaaataaactgacACAGTGGCGTTCATACATATGAACGCTCTCATGTGAGTGGGCGTTACATTGGAGAGTGGGTGCCCTTAGCCCAATGTCACCCGATGTCTCAATATTAGACCCGATGTCTCGAGTTTGAGACGTGTAAAACCGCTATTttctaagatataaaaaaataattgtgtgTGTATCAAATAGGTAATGAGCTCTTACTCCCATGGTTAATGTGGGGTTCGActtataatatcaatattatcatTGTATAATTTATCTAGTTACAACGATACAAACCATAAATTAGATATAATAAGGTTCGAAATCTAAACTTGATATGATAGCACTCAAGATCAATCTATAATACTTTTCACTTTTCTAGTTACTGTAGTTCATACTTCGATACTTTATTATCTGATATTTACTATAATAGAACAAATAATAGagattaaatcttttaaaacttAGTGTAGATACGAATTTGGCTTACTTATTATGACAATTCAAACAATAatgtaatattataataattcaaTATGTACCATGAGAGGAAAATCGGTAAAGTGCTATAACTTAAAGTGAAACCAgtaaaaatacaataattgtACTGGATTATAGAGTGAATATCTTGGGTTAAAGTAGTGACTCATATCAACATTTGATTTGCACATTTTTCCACGTATTCAAATAAGATTTTGTATAATCGATCATTTACGAGCCAATGTGAACTCACATTTTCGGCCCAAAGTCATGTTGTTTAGAAAAACCATACATCCGAGTTGATAAATTGTTATTCAACGGACTCACATTTCTGGGCTAAAGCCAAGTTGTCCGGTGGACTTAATTTTCGATACGAAGACTGTTGTCTAGGACTCCAATTTATAAacatttattcatttatttgatGTAGTTTAAGAATGCTCGGAATCAATAACATTCTCTCAATATCAAACAGGCAGTACAATATGATCAATACAATGTGAACTTTCAATATGATGCAATATCTAATAATAAATTGGGATAAATTTTACCGTAAATAACAGGTCGAAATCCAAAAGAATATATAACGGTAGTAAAACCTCACATTTCAACTTACTTAATCACTtgatttatcatttcaattacttCAGTATCTTCTATTATCATAAATTTTGTGATATTTTATGCGTTAAAAAGGTAATTAGATAGTTGACTtgtttaaattcaaaattttgtcaATATTGATATTAGACCCAATTAgggatttataaaaaaaatcatgataaTTATAAAACGCtccaaaaaatttgatttttttttattgtaggtgTATCATGATgagtttttataatttttgtatgGGAAGCTTTTCGAAATTCATAGCTAGGGGTGGGTATAGTTTGGTTAAAAGCGAAATAACCGACCGGACCGAAAAATTTGGTTTAAATGATTCGGTTTTATCGGTTTTTCGGTCGGTTACAgtttcaaaattaaagaaattcaGTTTTTCGGTTCGGTTTACGGTTTTGATCCCTACAAaatcgaaataaccgaaccgatcatattatatttaactATATAGCTTTTTGTATGATGGGCTAATAAATGAGAAAGATCTTTGTTAGTTTCAGTAAGTTTACATATATTTAAGTCATGCTTCAAGATTGTGATTCATAATCACTATTGTGATGAatttaatgtcatttttgtttCTAATTTTGCAAAAAAGGATTTTGGAGTTTGACAATTGAAAGTTCAGATTGTTATTGAAGCTCATATTGTTAAatgtattgatatttgagatgcaAAATCTATGTGCATTTTGGAGTCTTAGAATTGAAATTTAATGACTGTGTATCCTTTTATTGAAAAGCTACTGTTGAAATTGTATTTCAGATTGTTATTGAAGCTTAGATTGTTAAGTCATAAGTGTATTGTAATCATATATGTTCTACTCATCTACTgtcattatttcttttatatgtGTTGCATCCATCGAACATCAAGtgatgtataattttatttcttaaaaaatattataaaatcgtATATAACCGACCATATAAACAGAACCGTATTACAAAAAAACCGGACAGATTCGTAATAAAATGATTTGGTTTTGGACCAAATATATTCAAAACTGAAAACCGAAAAACTGAACAGTTATAGAGAAAAATCGGACCGAACCGACCGGCGCCCACCCCTATTCATAGCCGAATTTGCTTGGAATGCATATTTTCACAATGATTTTCAAAGGGGTTTAGTCGCCTGAAAAGGGCTGTTACTGACGGCTTTTTGGGACTTTGACCGGCACTTTGATATACTGAGTGACAAGATTAACAACTTTTCTTTTATACTTATATTCAGAAACATTGTGCACGATAGTAAAATTTACCTCTTAAacctttcaaaaaaaataaaggatataactttgattttcattaaaaattcataataagTCGCTAACtgaaaaattctaaaatttggaCTCAAGGCCTAAAATCATTGCAAAAACCTTTGGtcattgttattttttaaaaacgacGTTGTGCCTAGAAGACACTTGCcactaggggtgtcaaaattGGACACGGCCCATCCACCAGCCCGACACGATTCAAccataaaaaaatcaagtttgggGTTTTCGAGTTCGGGTTAGACCCGATAGCTGACTCGAAAAAATTGATCGGGCTGGGCTGGGTTTGGGTTGACCCAAGTAGaaacgaaaattttaaattttttttaaaaaacatataattaataaatattgcctacatttttatatattttatatctgaaataatatttattgtatatttatatcataaattttcataatttaatatttattttgaaaatttttattttttaaacaattgtttattagatttagtaaatatattttatttttctacaattagactttcaaatttaaatcatatatatgagggagatattgttattatatgtttaaattaaaatattatttttttgaattttatttaattttctttaaaaaattttttaaaaaaatcgaaatcggGTTGAAcgagttgattcgggttcgggttgagtgtTTTCAGGTTgactcgggttcgggttgggcaatttttgaataatactgttgctcaacccgacccaacccacccgaattgacacccttacTCGCTACCATGCTGTCGCGTGAGTGCGCTCAGGCCACCACGCCTAGCCAATATTTTTAGGGTGGAACCACCGTGACACGTTCTAAAACTTTTATGTTGAATGTTTTTCGAAAATCCCAGTCGACCGTGCCAAGAATGTGtatttttgaaatgattttcacaattttttaGTAGGGCCGGGCCTTTTATGAGGACAAGGAGGCCCCGTCTCTGGGCCCGGTCTTTGAGGGAgtccaacatatatattttgagttgatgatttgttgaaataaatttttttggcccaatattaaataaaaagaagagtaatctgaattttttttaataattgatcAAATTCGATCTTTTCTTCAAGTTCgttttgaacaatttaaataatatcaaaataatttgcggcatttgttgagtttggagAAGTTAGCGAGTTAGTCATTAACTAACTTGATGAAGTATTGAATAGAacttcaacaattttttaaaatgctacagtgtttgacaaactgaatgatttattttcaaatacttTTATTACCTATAAGATTTTGTTAACTATCCTAGTAACAGTTGCATAAATAGAGATAAACTTATTGAAGTTGAAGTTAATAAACACTTATCTTCGATCAATAATATCACAAAATAAACCGAATGAGCTGGTTATGttgttaattgaaaaaaaagtatCCGAAAACTAGATTAtacaaatttgatatatatttttttcctctaaaatagctagacaattattatttatgtaattaattcaaatatttatggacttgttttttttattatctaatatattatttcttgtgtatttattatttgcTAACTgaattttaacattatttatAGCAACAAGAGAactcaattttaaattttcgtttCAGCCCCAGTTTTTAGTTGCCGAAAAATGCTACTTTCGATGTCGTTTTGGGCAACCGGCCGACATTGATATAAACTAGAAAACATGAATAACATTTTTTCTTCTATATCTAAAAGCAGAAACGTGTGCAATGTTATAAAATGGAAGCATGAACATTCACCTTGTAAATGAAGTTTTTGATAAAAATACTCTCACAACTTTACCCGGTTTCTAATTTTTCTTGAGAAATTGGCTTTTGTTTTTTTGACACCTCCTGTTCCCAAGGATTTCTGGGTATCCAAAGAGAGTTGTGAATTTTTTTCTGGAATTTTTGAATAGGATGAATAATTTCTACCTAATTTCTCTTTTGTTGCATTCATTTTCTAGTATTCTTGCTAACACTGCTTAACTTAAGGCGCACGAAATTTATAGCATacaatgatgattttgatgtgTTTTTATAGCCTATATTACATGGGGAAAAGtgccaaaattttgaaaactatCGAGTCAACTTTTGACACataacttgattttattttctatttgcTAATTTGTATTAGTTATTTACTACCGATAGAGATTCTCCTGtgtgtataataataatattatctaAATCTCTACAAAATGCAAGAATTGCTGAGTGttaagatttaatatatttgacaatatgaatcttatattttttaaacaacatataaaatatcGAGCTGATGAGTAACTAAGTATATTTGGTCAAGTGGCTTAAGCATATAGGCCTATTAGCTCAGTTGGTTAGAGCGTCGTGCTAATAACGCGAAGGTCGCAGGTTCGAGACCTGCATgggccaaaatattttcaatattttttttattaaaaaatatatatttcatcgTCGTTTGATTTTATGGGCTTggatttttcatgaaaatttcCATCAATGGCGATACTAATTTTTTGAGGGAATTAATTGAACTTTTTGATTATTGGTTACAAATCATGATCGATTATGCAAAATATGGGGTTTTCAGAATCTTTGGGAGTTCAGGGGAGCTGAAGGATTGGGAATTGGGGATGATTTCGTTCTTCGGTAAGTTCAAATTCTTGacacgaaattatttttatacgAAGATTTTTCCTCAACTTTTGCTGGGAAAGTTTAGAATTTTTGTTTAGCACCGCCATTGTACTGATTCCTTTCCTGCGTATATATTTTAATCTTTGTGCATTGGTAATTTGCATTAAATTATAATGTTGTGACCATATCTTTTTACCAGTTTCTGTGATGTAATCCTTATCTTGATTAAGCACTCGAACACTAGTGGTGATTAATGAATGAAAACTGGTGCAGCCTTTTGTCAAAATTCTTACAACATCGGCGTTGTCACGAAGCACATTAGTGCTTCTACCATACCATGTTTCAGTTCACGATAGCCGAATCGTTACTCGACACATGTGATTTCCACTTGTTGAATATAGTTAGAGCTGAGGTGTCTCTGATTGATTTTGCCCGAATTAAAGGAGAGTTGTTGCGGCCATGGATTATAAAATTTGTGGATTTCTTGGAGTTATAGCACATGCTTATAAATGTAGTGATTAAGTAAATCTGTTCCCTTTTGAAAAGCtattcttgaaaatttatgtatttattctTATCTTTAtgtgttatttaatttattgattaacTTGATATATAAGTAAAACTatagaaaaaatttaaatcgtTTTTCATGTTTAATCTCCTACTAAACTAGCTTACGCTTGTAAAACTTGAAGTGTAGCCGTGACGCTTCGTCATACTTCGCGCTTTGACCTACACTAAAAATGATTCCACATTTCTCTACAATTGAAGTGTAGTCTAACTTTCAAGTAAACTTCATAAAGATGGACCATTTGGCAGCAAGGATAGTTATGCATCTCGCAATTAATCCTTTTAATTTGTTAAGACGCTTAAGCAAAATGAAAGCATCGAGTTGTGAAATATCTAGGGGTACAAGCTCACATTACTTGAGAATATTCTTATTACTTGTgtttttcaaaaagttaaagatCAATACtaacatgtaaataattaagAACTATTAAGTGGTGTATGATGCAGTTTTTATCTTCTTTATTTTGATGCATGCAGTTCTATGATGACAGACATGTCAACTAGGTAATTGAGAATGTAGTGGGATCACCACTCTCCATGCTCGCCAATGAGTTCTCTTGAATAATCCCATTTTCTTGctataaattgaatcttttccatGATTAGTGACCATTAAATTGAGTAATGGATTGTAAAACCTTCGATCCtgcttcttttttctttatcaTCTTTTCTTCAATGTTCTTGATACATTCGCAGCCCGATGCTCTGTATTATGGAAAATCTGATGGACCTCTTAGTTACAGTTTCTATGCTAGATCTTGCCCTCAATTGGCCATGATAGTGAGTCATGGTGTTTGGGCTGCATTCCAAAATGACAACAGAATCGGTGCTTCCCTCCTCCGGTTACACTTTCATGATTGTTTCGTAGACGTAATAATTCTTCTAATAACTTGTTATTtgacttgttttttttaataaacttaATGACCATGTAATGAGAGTAGTAAGCGGTCTTACAAAATTATGCATTGAACTCGTCTAGTAACTTGGGTCAGTTGTTTTCTTAGAGTGAAGAATGATGCAAGATAGTCAATAATGAATCCCGTTATGCTCGGTTTTGTCGCGCTGTCCATGAGCATATGGCATGACAAAACTGATATGGATTTTAAGTTCAAACATGGAAGGACTGCATTTCttgatgtttatggaatttctATGTGCTCTTTGTAGGGATGTGAAGGTTCTGTGCTTCTGGATGACACTAAAGAATTCAAGGGGGAAAAGAACGCTGGACCCAACCGGAATTCTGTTAGAGGATTTGACGTTATCGACAACATAAAGGCAGAGTTAGAAAAATGTTGCCCCTCAACAGTATCCTGCGTAGACATATTGACTCTAGCGGCTAGAGATGCTGTTTTTCTGGTAAGCCACAATCATACCGTGCTTGTTcttcatataatttttataatactGGGTAAATTGGAGCCGATATATGTCTTCTGCTCTTGTATTCATGTATCTAATTTGTGCAGTCAGGAGGTCCTTTTTGGCCTGTTTCATTAGGTAGGCTGGATGGTTTTACTGCATCCGAAAAGTCAGCAAATGAACAGTTGCCATCACCTTTCGAACATCTAGATGCCATCACTGCCAAGTTTGTAGCAAAGGGTCTTGACATGAAAGATATGGTCGTTCTGTCAGGTAATTTAATTTTGTGTTTGCTGATACGTATTGTAGAGTCTGCATGTAGGCAATGAATTGCCTTTGATAATCTCTGTGATAGTGATGGAAACATGACATTTGGTCTATTATATAGTCTAAAATCTTTACGTTGCACTTATAACAGGCAATGATGCAACCGTCAGGACGATTATACCATTTTAATACTTTAGTTACACCCTCACTATTTTATTTGGCTTTTAGTACTGTAGAATGCGCTTCAGCTAACAATTGATATCTGGGAGAAAGATTCTTCTTCGATTTCAGTTGAAGCAGTCTTTAACTACTCATTTCTCCCAGTGAAAGCAATCAACATGTCAGATATACTCGTATTCAAGTTATATGTTTGAGTTATAATGCTAATATCAGTAATCAGTCAAATCTTGACACAATTATTgtcccttcaatttttttttagcttCATAGCATAATCTTACCTAAATAAACCAGTAGTCTCGTTCTGTACTAGTATCTGAACTTTTAATTTCACAGGTGGACACACTATTGGTTTTGCTCAGTGTTTCACTTTCAAGA
This window of the Primulina huaijiensis isolate GDHJ02 chromosome 3, ASM1229523v2, whole genome shotgun sequence genome carries:
- the LOC140973648 gene encoding peroxidase 10-like isoform X1; this encodes MDCKTFDPASFFFIIFSSMFLIHSQPDALYYGKSDGPLSYSFYARSCPQLAMIVSHGVWAAFQNDNRIGASLLRLHFHDCFVDGCEGSVLLDDTKEFKGEKNAGPNRNSVRGFDVIDNIKAELEKCCPSTVSCVDILTLAARDAVFLSGGPFWPVSLGRLDGFTASEKSANEQLPSPFEHLDAITAKFVAKGLDMKDMVVLSGGHTIGFAQCFTFKRRLFDFKNTGKPDPSLDSSFLTNLQGACPNVAKSNSNLNPLDFQSIYRFDNLYFKNLVNNTGLLESDQALLGDPKTAALVKDYSRDPFLFAKDFAASMMKLGNIGVLTGQAGQIRNKCGSVN
- the LOC140973648 gene encoding peroxidase 10-like isoform X2 yields the protein MIVSHGVWAAFQNDNRIGASLLRLHFHDCFVDGCEGSVLLDDTKEFKGEKNAGPNRNSVRGFDVIDNIKAELEKCCPSTVSCVDILTLAARDAVFLSGGPFWPVSLGRLDGFTASEKSANEQLPSPFEHLDAITAKFVAKGLDMKDMVVLSGGHTIGFAQCFTFKRRLFDFKNTGKPDPSLDSSFLTNLQGACPNVAKSNSNLNPLDFQSIYRFDNLYFKNLVNNTGLLESDQALLGDPKTAALVKDYSRDPFLFAKDFAASMMKLGNIGVLTGQAGQIRNKCGSVN